A region of Haloplanus sp. XH21 DNA encodes the following proteins:
- a CDS encoding 2-oxoacid:acceptor oxidoreductase subunit alpha, which yields MTDHELMWRIAGGSGDGIASTSQNFAKALMRAGLHVFTHRHYPSRIRGGHTYTEVRADSEPVTSRGDGFNCLLALGDSFARNPQEGAYYGDEEIKPLSENLDDLNEGGVIVYDTGLLDAADIPNFEERVEENDWHVYPINLREIAREQGREVMRNTAGVGATAALLGIDLQYFEDLMAEAMPEDILEPNTEILHYTHDMVKEEFEFTHDLRVPQGSHDEEQVLLSGSDTIAYGAIDEGCRFIAGYPMTPWTEVFTIMSQALPEVGGISEQVEDEIAAAALALGASHAGVKAMSGSSGGGFALMSEPLGLAEMSETPVVLVEAMRAGPSTGLPTKPEQADLEHVLYTSQGDSNRVVLAPGTVAEAYEQSRLAFQLAYGYNIPVVLLYDQKIGGELMNVPASHFDREPNPDLGAVTTEEELADAPHGPGGKFYRYRYDAEDGVSPRSIPGQKGGHFLVTGNEHNQAGHIDEDPTNRVTQMERRMSKLDAIREFLDDQSTQTYMGPDEADYGLITFGSQQGTVAEAVDRLNDAGHSVKGIGVSDMMPYPEAEMTEFLESVDEALVVEMNASGQFRGLTQKELGRFGDKLSSLLKYNGEPFEPAEIVAGFEASIDGEDVPGQQTTYVPAAGD from the coding sequence ATGACTGACCATGAACTCATGTGGCGGATCGCTGGCGGGTCGGGCGACGGTATCGCATCGACCAGCCAGAACTTCGCCAAGGCCCTGATGCGAGCGGGGCTGCACGTCTTTACGCACCGACATTATCCGTCGCGGATCCGCGGCGGCCACACGTACACCGAAGTACGCGCCGACTCGGAGCCAGTCACCTCACGAGGTGACGGATTCAACTGTCTGCTCGCGCTCGGTGACTCCTTCGCCCGGAATCCACAGGAAGGGGCCTACTACGGCGACGAGGAGATCAAGCCGCTGTCGGAGAACTTGGACGACCTCAACGAGGGTGGGGTCATCGTCTACGACACCGGTCTGCTCGACGCCGCCGACATCCCGAACTTCGAGGAGCGCGTCGAGGAGAACGACTGGCACGTCTACCCCATCAACCTCCGCGAAATCGCCCGCGAGCAGGGGCGAGAGGTGATGCGAAACACGGCAGGCGTCGGCGCCACCGCCGCGCTCCTGGGGATCGATCTCCAGTATTTCGAGGATCTGATGGCCGAGGCGATGCCCGAAGATATTCTCGAACCCAACACGGAGATCCTCCATTACACCCACGACATGGTGAAAGAGGAGTTCGAGTTCACCCACGACCTCCGCGTGCCCCAGGGCAGCCACGACGAGGAGCAGGTGTTGCTCTCGGGGAGCGACACTATCGCCTACGGCGCCATCGACGAGGGGTGTCGGTTCATCGCGGGCTACCCCATGACGCCGTGGACCGAGGTGTTCACTATCATGTCCCAGGCGCTGCCGGAGGTGGGCGGCATCTCCGAGCAGGTCGAGGACGAAATCGCGGCCGCGGCGCTCGCGCTCGGCGCCTCCCACGCCGGCGTCAAGGCGATGTCGGGATCCTCGGGCGGCGGGTTCGCGCTTATGTCCGAACCGCTCGGTCTGGCCGAGATGTCCGAGACGCCCGTCGTGCTAGTCGAGGCGATGCGCGCCGGCCCCTCGACGGGGCTACCGACCAAGCCCGAACAGGCCGACCTCGAACACGTCCTCTATACGAGTCAGGGCGACTCGAATCGGGTCGTTCTGGCGCCGGGAACGGTTGCCGAGGCCTACGAGCAGTCGCGCCTCGCGTTCCAGCTCGCCTACGGCTACAACATCCCGGTCGTCCTGCTCTACGACCAGAAGATCGGTGGCGAACTGATGAACGTGCCCGCGAGTCACTTCGACCGCGAGCCGAATCCGGACCTCGGCGCGGTGACGACCGAAGAGGAACTTGCGGACGCCCCACACGGCCCCGGCGGGAAGTTCTACCGCTACCGCTACGACGCCGAGGACGGCGTCAGCCCGCGGTCGATCCCCGGCCAGAAGGGCGGCCACTTCCTCGTAACCGGTAACGAGCACAACCAGGCCGGCCACATCGACGAGGATCCGACCAACCGCGTCACGCAGATGGAGCGCCGGATGTCGAAACTCGACGCCATCCGCGAGTTCCTCGACGACCAGTCGACGCAGACGTACATGGGTCCCGACGAGGCCGACTACGGCCTCATCACCTTCGGGAGCCAGCAGGGGACGGTCGCGGAGGCGGTCGACCGCCTCAACGACGCTGGTCACTCGGTGAAAGGCATCGGCGTGAGCGACATGATGCCCTACCCCGAGGCGGAGATGACGGAGTTCTTAGAGAGCGTCGACGAGGCGCTCGTCGTCGAGATGAACGCCTCCGGACAGTTCCGGGGGCTTACCCAGAAGGAACTCGGCCGGTTCGGCGACAAACTGTCGAGCCTCCTGAAGTACAACGGCGAACCGTTCGAGCCCGCCGAAATCGTCGCCGGGTTCGAAGCCAGCATCGACGGGGAGGATGTCCCCGGCCAGCAGACGACCTACGTACCAGCGGCAGGTGACTAA
- a CDS encoding group 1 truncated hemoglobin: MNDERPEPYFEGVDTDALHDHQATFISQVAGGPGEYDGRNMEAAHAHLNITGADFDRVAEHLDASLQAFDVPERDRAELLDAVAALKPDVVSA; this comes from the coding sequence ATGAACGACGAACGGCCCGAACCCTACTTCGAGGGCGTCGACACCGACGCCCTGCACGACCACCAGGCGACGTTCATCAGCCAGGTCGCCGGCGGCCCGGGGGAGTACGACGGCCGCAACATGGAGGCGGCCCACGCCCACCTGAACATCACCGGGGCGGACTTCGACCGCGTCGCGGAGCATCTGGACGCGAGTCTCCAGGCGTTCGACGTGCCGGAGCGCGACCGAGCGGAACTGCTCGACGCCGTGGCGGCGCTGAAACCCGACGTGGTGTCGGCGTAA